One region of Streptococcus parasanguinis genomic DNA includes:
- the pyrR gene encoding bifunctional pyr operon transcriptional regulator/uracil phosphoribosyltransferase PyrR → MKTKEVVDDLTMKRAITRITYEIIERNKDLSQIVLVGIKTRGVYIARRIQERLSQLEQIDVPVAELDTKPFRDDMKATEDTTVLPVDIAHREVILIDDVLYTGRTIRAAIDNLVSHGRPARVSLAVLVDRGHRELPIRPDFVGKNIPTSKSEEIIVEMVELDGQDRVLIKEA, encoded by the coding sequence GGATCACCTACGAAATCATTGAACGAAACAAAGATTTGAGCCAGATTGTGCTGGTGGGGATCAAGACGCGTGGTGTTTACATCGCTCGCCGGATCCAAGAACGCCTCTCTCAGCTGGAACAAATCGATGTCCCTGTAGCAGAACTAGATACCAAGCCTTTCCGAGATGACATGAAGGCGACTGAGGATACGACGGTCTTACCAGTTGATATCGCTCATAGAGAAGTCATTTTGATCGATGATGTCCTCTATACAGGTCGCACGATTCGCGCTGCCATTGACAATCTGGTCAGTCACGGTCGTCCTGCTCGAGTGAGTCTTGCGGTTCTCGTCGACCGTGGGCATCGGGAGTTGCCGATTCGTCCGGACTTTGTTGGGAAAAATATCCCGACAAGTAAGTCAGAGGAAATCATTGTCGAGATGGTGGAGCTAGACGGTCAAGACCGCGTCCTCATCAAAGAAGCTTAA
- a CDS encoding carbamoyl phosphate synthase small subunit: MKRLLVLEDGTVFEGEAFGADLYVTGELVFTTAMTGHQELITDQAFSGQILSFTFPVIGAIGINRDDSESITPTCLAVVVQHLVEMPSNWRQQMTLDEFLKRKKIPGIVGIDTRQVAKIVRKYGRMKATVINKGDSIEHILDQLRATVLPKDQVRQVSTKTAYAVPGFGKSIALIDLGVKHSVLRQLSQRDCNVTVYPYDISYDELMEQQPDGVILSSGPGDPHQVKKLCRLIKKLNGQIPIWGMGLGAQVLAQAYGAELAPMEVGHFGLNIPVREIATGKIEITSQNHLYSIARDSLPHDLLVTHENVNDHSIEAFRHRYQPILGVQFQVDASPGPRENLYFYDEFLELIDAKIHESRREKE, translated from the coding sequence ATGAAACGATTATTGGTCCTAGAGGATGGGACTGTATTTGAAGGAGAAGCCTTTGGTGCAGACTTATATGTGACTGGTGAATTGGTCTTTACGACTGCCATGACAGGCCATCAAGAATTGATTACGGATCAGGCTTTTAGTGGCCAGATCCTCTCCTTTACCTTTCCAGTTATTGGCGCAATAGGGATCAATCGGGATGATTCTGAATCGATTACGCCGACATGTTTGGCAGTAGTCGTTCAGCATCTGGTGGAGATGCCGAGTAATTGGCGACAACAGATGACCTTGGATGAATTCTTGAAGCGAAAAAAAATCCCTGGTATTGTAGGGATTGATACGAGACAGGTGGCAAAAATTGTCCGCAAGTATGGACGGATGAAGGCGACTGTCATTAACAAGGGGGATTCGATCGAGCATATCCTGGATCAGTTGCGAGCGACAGTGCTTCCCAAAGACCAAGTGCGTCAAGTCTCGACAAAAACGGCCTATGCTGTACCAGGTTTTGGAAAGAGTATTGCCTTGATCGATCTAGGGGTCAAGCACTCTGTCTTGCGCCAGCTGAGTCAAAGGGACTGTAATGTCACGGTCTATCCCTATGATATCTCTTATGATGAACTGATGGAACAGCAGCCCGATGGCGTTATTTTATCTAGTGGGCCTGGCGATCCCCATCAGGTGAAAAAACTCTGTCGCTTGATCAAAAAGCTCAATGGTCAGATTCCGATCTGGGGCATGGGCTTGGGAGCACAGGTACTGGCTCAAGCTTATGGAGCGGAGCTAGCTCCTATGGAAGTTGGACACTTCGGATTAAATATTCCTGTTCGTGAAATTGCGACAGGAAAAATCGAGATAACGAGTCAAAATCACTTGTATAGCATCGCACGCGATAGCCTACCCCATGATTTATTGGTCACGCATGAAAACGTCAATGACCATAGTATCGAAGCTTTTCGCCATCGTTACCAACCGATTTTAGGGGTTCAATTCCAAGTGGATGCTAGTCCAGGGCCAAGGGAAAATCTCTATTTTTACGATGAATTTTTAGAGTTGATTGATGCCAAAATTCACGAAAGTAGAAGGGAGAAGGAATAA
- a CDS encoding aspartate carbamoyltransferase catalytic subunit: MSENQIALKNLVSMETLTNEEVMALIKRGIEFKNGAKATYEDQHIISNLFFEPSTRTHKAFEVAELKLGCDLLDFDVKTSSVNKGETLYDTILTMSALGVDVCVIRHPEVDYYKELVESPTITASIVNGGDGSGQHPSQSLLDLMTIYQEFGHFDGLKVCIAGDLDHSRVAKSNMQILKRLGATLYFAGPDEWRSAEFEDYGTFVTIDEVIEEVDVMMFLRVQHERHDYESLFSKENYHRLHGLTQERYDRMKDTAILMHPAPVNRDVEIADHLVEAPKSRIVEQMTNGVFVRMAIIEAVLKGRGAK; encoded by the coding sequence ATGTCTGAAAATCAAATCGCTCTTAAAAACCTTGTCTCAATGGAAACTCTTACCAATGAAGAAGTAATGGCATTGATCAAACGTGGGATTGAGTTCAAAAACGGAGCTAAAGCAACCTACGAAGACCAACACATCATCTCAAACCTTTTCTTTGAACCTTCAACTCGTACCCACAAAGCCTTTGAAGTGGCAGAGTTGAAATTGGGATGTGATCTCCTTGACTTTGATGTGAAGACAAGTTCTGTGAACAAAGGGGAAACACTTTACGATACCATCTTGACCATGTCAGCTCTTGGTGTAGATGTCTGCGTCATCCGTCACCCTGAAGTGGACTACTACAAAGAATTGGTTGAAAGCCCAACGATCACAGCCTCTATCGTCAACGGTGGGGACGGTTCAGGTCAACACCCAAGCCAAAGCTTGCTTGATTTGATGACCATCTACCAAGAATTCGGTCACTTTGATGGCTTGAAAGTTTGTATCGCTGGGGACTTGGATCACTCACGTGTGGCAAAATCAAATATGCAAATCTTGAAACGTTTGGGAGCAACCCTCTACTTTGCAGGTCCAGACGAATGGAGAAGTGCGGAATTTGAAGACTATGGAACCTTCGTCACTATCGATGAAGTCATTGAAGAAGTAGATGTGATGATGTTCTTGCGTGTGCAACACGAACGTCATGATTACGAATCACTCTTCTCTAAAGAAAACTACCACCGTCTTCATGGTTTGACTCAAGAACGTTATGACCGTATGAAAGATACAGCGATCTTGATGCACCCAGCACCAGTCAACCGTGACGTTGAAATTGCGGACCACTTGGTAGAAGCTCCTAAATCACGCATCGTAGAACAAATGACCAACGGTGTCTTTGTCCGTATGGCCATCATTGAAGCCGTCCTTAAAGGTCGCGGTGCAAAATAA